One window from the genome of Elaeis guineensis isolate ETL-2024a chromosome 5, EG11, whole genome shotgun sequence encodes:
- the LOC105045329 gene encoding uncharacterized protein isoform X2: MSLVDYDASSSEGEEEIGEDDEEREKKRVESGDPPFAPPPPPPPSQDESFRPSSSQHSNVASPLPPPSLEKLPDVSHLLASPPVPSNQMIGTDHSSRVAAAMAESASRKRESNGSAFPFPRSKLPRGQLLHSRNIPDTSGGQLIPPQLHGRSNVVTEDISKLFVNRHPESSHQ, translated from the exons ATGTCGCTCGTGGATTACGACGCCTCCTCTtcagaaggagaggaagagatcGGAGAAGATGACGAAGAGCGAGAGAAGAAGCGAGTTGAGTCCGGTGATCCGCCCTTCGCTCCACCACCACCTCCGCCGCCATCCCAGGACGA GAGTTTCAGGCCTTCATCATCTCAACATTCAAATGTTGCCTCTCCTCTGCCTCCACCCTCACTAGAAAAACTACCGGATGTCTCACATCTTCTTGCTTCACCGCCCGTGCCATCTAACCAAATGATTGGTACTGATCACTCATCTAGAGTTGCAGCTGCTATGGCAGAAAGTGCATCAAGGAAACGGGAATCAAATGGATCAGCTTTCCCTTTTCCACGAAGTAAACTTCCTAGAGGACAATTACTGCATTCAAGAAATATTCCTGATACATCAGGTGGCCAGTTAATTCCACCACAGCTGCATGGAAG GAGTAATGTGGTTACTGAAGATATAAGCAAGCTTTTCGTGAATAGGCACCCTGAATCTTCCCACCAGTAA
- the LOC105045329 gene encoding uncharacterized protein isoform X1, translating to MSLVDYDASSSEGEEEIGEDDEEREKKRVESGDPPFAPPPPPPPSQDEYSVASRSFRPSSSQHSNVASPLPPPSLEKLPDVSHLLASPPVPSNQMIGTDHSSRVAAAMAESASRKRESNGSAFPFPRSKLPRGQLLHSRNIPDTSGGQLIPPQLHGRSNVVTEDISKLFVNRHPESSHQ from the exons ATGTCGCTCGTGGATTACGACGCCTCCTCTtcagaaggagaggaagagatcGGAGAAGATGACGAAGAGCGAGAGAAGAAGCGAGTTGAGTCCGGTGATCCGCCCTTCGCTCCACCACCACCTCCGCCGCCATCCCAGGACGAGTACTCAGTCGCTTCTCG GAGTTTCAGGCCTTCATCATCTCAACATTCAAATGTTGCCTCTCCTCTGCCTCCACCCTCACTAGAAAAACTACCGGATGTCTCACATCTTCTTGCTTCACCGCCCGTGCCATCTAACCAAATGATTGGTACTGATCACTCATCTAGAGTTGCAGCTGCTATGGCAGAAAGTGCATCAAGGAAACGGGAATCAAATGGATCAGCTTTCCCTTTTCCACGAAGTAAACTTCCTAGAGGACAATTACTGCATTCAAGAAATATTCCTGATACATCAGGTGGCCAGTTAATTCCACCACAGCTGCATGGAAG GAGTAATGTGGTTACTGAAGATATAAGCAAGCTTTTCGTGAATAGGCACCCTGAATCTTCCCACCAGTAA